The Mustela nigripes isolate SB6536 chromosome 4, MUSNIG.SB6536, whole genome shotgun sequence genome includes a window with the following:
- the FASTK gene encoding fas-activated serine/threonine kinase isoform X4, translating into MRRPRGEPGSRAPRPTEGATCAGPGEPCFPSDGPLMCALEQERRFRLPPKPPPTLQPDLCGGQRLEAALSCPHLLRRPRQHLIRSLAEARPEELTPNVMVLLAQHLARHRLREPQLLEAIAHFLVVQEAQLSSKVVQKLVLPFGRLNYLPLEQQFMPCLERILAREAGVAPLATVNILMSLCQLRCLPLRALHFVFSPSFINHICGTPHALIVRRYLSLLDTAVELELPGYRGPRLPRRQQVPIFPQPLITDRARCKYSHKDIVAEGLRQLLGEEKYRQDLTVPPGYCTDFLLCVSSSGAVLPVRTQDPFLPYPPRSCAQGQAASQATTHGPAQRVVLMLRERWHFCRDGRVLLGSRALRERHLGLLGYQLLPLPFEELESQRGLPQLKSYLRHKLQALGLRWGPEGG; encoded by the exons GCTTCCCGTCAGATGGGCCCCTGATGTGTGCCCTGGAGCAGGAGAGAAGGTTCCGCCTCCCTCCGAAGCCACCTCCCACTCTGCAACCCGACCTGTGCGGTGGGCAAAGATTGGAAGCTGCTCTGAGCTGCCCTCATCTCCTGAGGCGTCCCCGGCAGCATCTCATCCGCAGCCTGGCAG AGGCCAGGCCGGAGGAACTGACTCCCAACGTGATGGTGCTCCTGGCCCAGCACCTGGCCCGGCACCGGTTGCGGGAGCCCCAGCTTCTGGAAGCCATTGCCCACTTCCTGGTGGTCCAGGAAGCCCAGCTCAGCAGCAAG GTGGTACAGAAGTTGGTCCTGCCCTTTGGGCGGCTGAACTACTTGCCCCTGGAACAGCAGTTTATGCCCTGCCTTGAGAGGATCCTGGCTCGGGAAGCAGGGGTGGCTCCCCTGGCTACTGTCAACATCTTGATGTCACTGTGCCAGCTGCGGTGTCTGCCCCTCAGGGCCCTGCACTTTGTCTTTTCCCCAAGTTTCATCAACCACATCTGCG GCACCCCTCACGCCCTGATTGTGCGGCGCTACCTCTCCCTGCTAGACACGGCCGTGGAGCTGGAGCTTCCGGGATACCGGGGTCCCCGCCTTCCCCGAAGGCAGCAAGTGCCCATCTTCCCCCAGCCACTCATCACTGACCGTGCCCGCTGCAAGTACAG TCACAAGGATATAGTGGCAGAGGGCCTGCGCCAGCTGCTAGGGGAAGAGAAGTACCGACAGGACCTGACCGTGCCTCCAGGCTACTGCACAG ACTTCCTGCTGTGTGTCAGCAGCTCTGGTGCTGTGCTTCCCGTGAGGACCCAGGACCCCTTCCTACCCTACCCTCCCAGGTCCTGTGCCCAGGGCCAGGCCGCCTCCCAGGCCACTACCCACGGCCCCGCCCAGAG GGTGGTGCTCATGCTGCGGGAACGTTGGCATTTCTGCCGCGATGGCCGAGTGCTGCTGGGCTCCCGGGCCCTACGGGAGCGGCACCTGGGCCTGCTGGGCTACCAGCTCCTGCCG ctACCCTTCGAGGAACTGGAGTCACAGAGAGGCCTGCCCCAGCTCAAGAGCTACCTGAGGCACAAGCTCCAGGCCTTGGGCCTCCGCTGGGGGCCTGAAGGGGGGTGA